The sequence GGCGATTTGTGGAATGGTGGAGGCTGGAGTTCAATCTTCAGATTGTTTCCGTTCGCCAAAGCGCAAAGTTCCACCCGACAGCCTGAAGGCTGAACTCCAACCTGACGAAGACAAGCCGATCATCGTCGCCAGCATGTTTGGCAACACGACTGACTGCGTGCAGGCCGCGAAGAAAATTCTGGAGGCGGCGGGTTATGAGGTGCTGGTGTTTCACGCCACCGGCACTGGCGGTCGCACGATGGAGTCGCTCATCGAATCGGGGATGGTGGCCGGCGTATTGGACGTGACCACGACTGAATGGGCGGACGAATTGGTCGGCGGCATCCTCAGCGCCGGACCAACGCGACTGGAAGCCGCCGCCCGGCACGGCGTGCCCGCCATTGTTACGCCGGGCTGTCTCGACATGGTGAATTTTGGTCCGCCGGAAACGGTGCCGCCCAAATTCAAGGGCAGAATCTTTTATCAACACAACCCACAGGTGACCTTGATGCGAACGACGCCGGAAGAGTGCGCCCAACTCGGCAAGATCATCGCGGGAAAACTGAACGCTTCCCAAGGGCCGGTCACGGTCCTGATTCCGACCAAAGCCATCAGTGTCATCAGCGCGCCGGGACAAAAGTTTCACGATCCGGTCGCGGACCAGGCCTTGTTTGACGCGCTGAAAACAAATCTGCGGCGTGACATCGAGGTCATCGAAACGGAATGCGCGATCAACGATGCAGTTTTCGCGGAGACGTGCGCCAACACCCTGTTGGGGCTGATGACCCGGAGCAAACAGCCCGCCGCGCGTGGTTCTTGAAGCGGGTTGCTCGCTACCCTTTTTTAAACGGAAAGCTGATGAAGAGGCCGTAAGTCATCTTGTCGCCGGTGTTGCGCCCGGCCCAATTGGCGCTGACGTAAAACTGGTAGCGGCGACCCTCCTTGTCGGTCACTCCGACCCCGCCTTCGAGCATTTCGTTGCGCTCACGGACGCGAGGGGAGTAGTCCACCACGAAGCCATTAACCGTGACATCACGTCCCCAAAGCGATTCCTGGTTGCGATAGCCGAAGTTCATCGTGACGGATTTGATGGTCTGGTACACACCGGCAAAGCCCAGAATCTCTTGCGGCGCACCACGATTGAAGCAACGCCAGGCAAAA is a genomic window of Verrucomicrobiota bacterium containing:
- a CDS encoding Tm-1-like ATP-binding domain-containing protein is translated as MATIAILGTMDTKGEEHAFVANHIKQRGHQVVVIDVGALGEPILKPDITRREIAAAAGVDFDALVARRDRGETVAAMSQGAPIALARLVAEKKIDGVISLGGGGGTAIGTAAMRALPVGFPKVMVSTLASGDTAQYVGVKDIVMFPSIVDVAGLNRISRLVFARAAGAICGMVEAGVQSSDCFRSPKRKVPPDSLKAELQPDEDKPIIVASMFGNTTDCVQAAKKILEAAGYEVLVFHATGTGGRTMESLIESGMVAGVLDVTTTEWADELVGGILSAGPTRLEAAARHGVPAIVTPGCLDMVNFGPPETVPPKFKGRIFYQHNPQVTLMRTTPEECAQLGKIIAGKLNASQGPVTVLIPTKAISVISAPGQKFHDPVADQALFDALKTNLRRDIEVIETECAINDAVFAETCANTLLGLMTRSKQPAARGS